A single window of Methylobacterium nodulans ORS 2060 DNA harbors:
- a CDS encoding outer membrane protein, translating into MGRSKPLTLARIVTFAAAVGLPGLVQAADLLPPPPPLPPPLDVGGGWYLRGDVGASIYTEPKLSTLPQPDPVRYYNSDIGGGGFAGVGIGYQFNPWLRGDVTGEYRFSAGLRTNDSIDAKVPYTVQGPDGLRGVFSDHTDETTNGHLSSGVVLANVYADLGTWYGVTPFIGGGVGVAFNHLSGFSDSSLNLIRYNLIDAAGNVGTDVYSQGGVSGGIYKSRTTTSLAWALHAGLSYAVTPGLKLELAYRYMNLGEARTGVLNCFCGASYAPIKIKDIESHDIKLGMRWMFGVPVVAPVPAPVAAYEPPPGPIVRKY; encoded by the coding sequence ATGGGCCGCTCCAAGCCTCTCACGCTGGCGCGCATCGTCACGTTCGCCGCCGCGGTGGGCCTGCCGGGCCTCGTCCAGGCGGCTGATCTGCTCCCGCCGCCGCCTCCGCTGCCGCCCCCGCTCGATGTCGGCGGCGGCTGGTACCTGCGCGGCGATGTCGGCGCCAGCATCTATACCGAGCCGAAGCTCTCGACCCTGCCGCAGCCCGATCCGGTGCGCTACTACAACAGCGACATCGGCGGCGGCGGATTCGCCGGCGTGGGTATCGGCTATCAGTTCAATCCCTGGCTGCGCGGCGACGTTACGGGCGAGTACCGGTTCTCAGCCGGCCTGCGGACCAATGACAGCATCGACGCCAAGGTGCCCTACACCGTGCAGGGCCCGGACGGCCTGCGTGGCGTCTTCTCCGATCACACGGACGAGACCACGAACGGACATCTGTCATCCGGTGTCGTGCTGGCGAATGTCTACGCCGATCTCGGCACCTGGTACGGCGTGACGCCGTTCATCGGCGGCGGCGTCGGCGTCGCGTTCAACCATCTGTCGGGCTTCTCCGACAGCAGCCTCAATCTGATCAGGTACAACCTCATCGACGCTGCCGGCAATGTCGGCACGGACGTCTATTCGCAGGGCGGCGTGAGCGGCGGCATCTACAAGTCCAGGACGACGACCAGCCTCGCCTGGGCGCTGCATGCGGGTCTGTCGTATGCGGTCACGCCTGGACTGAAGCTCGAACTGGCCTACCGCTACATGAACCTGGGCGAGGCGCGCACCGGCGTCCTGAACTGCTTCTGCGGGGCGAGCTACGCACCGATCAAGATCAAGGATATCGAGTCGCACGACATCAAGCTCGGCATGCGCTGGATGTTCGGCGTGCCGGTGGTCGCTCCTGTTCCGGCACCGGTCGCCGCCTACGAGCCGCCGCCCGGGCCGATCGTGCGCAAATATTGA
- a CDS encoding outer membrane protein, with protein MEGLRQCWPAAALGLVLVGASPAGAADLLPPPPPLPAPAPAVEIGTGWYLRGDFTASDFHKPGDDTLPGTPGAKLVDLRLSSTQGYGGGIGYRFNSFLRADFTVDARSRSRFHDYSSRTGFVEGFNEEAGKLDVLTGLFNVYADLGTWWGFTPYIGAGVGFAEKRFHSAWTRTTCLTVTCGDTQPIYAIGPQAVDLRANHSVTTFAWAAMAGLSYEIGKGVSIDASYRYLDIGKARTGFDAYGYNTRLKNITADEFRIGLRWAFGAVPFAGLAGMPAAY; from the coding sequence ATGGAAGGATTGCGTCAATGCTGGCCGGCTGCGGCGCTCGGCCTGGTCCTGGTTGGCGCCTCGCCGGCCGGCGCCGCCGATCTCCTTCCGCCGCCGCCGCCCCTGCCGGCTCCTGCGCCGGCCGTGGAGATCGGAACCGGCTGGTATCTGCGCGGTGACTTCACGGCGAGCGACTTCCACAAGCCGGGCGATGATACGCTGCCCGGCACGCCCGGGGCCAAGCTCGTCGACCTGCGCCTGAGCTCGACGCAGGGCTATGGCGGCGGCATCGGCTACCGCTTCAACAGCTTCCTGCGGGCCGACTTCACCGTCGATGCGCGCAGCCGCAGCCGCTTCCACGATTACAGCTCTCGCACCGGGTTCGTGGAGGGCTTCAACGAAGAGGCCGGCAAGCTCGACGTGCTGACCGGATTGTTCAACGTCTATGCCGACCTCGGCACCTGGTGGGGCTTCACGCCCTATATCGGCGCGGGCGTCGGCTTCGCCGAGAAGCGGTTCCACAGCGCCTGGACGCGGACCACCTGCCTCACGGTCACTTGCGGCGACACGCAGCCGATCTACGCGATCGGCCCGCAGGCCGTCGATCTGCGGGCGAACCACAGCGTCACGACCTTCGCCTGGGCGGCCATGGCGGGCCTGTCCTACGAAATCGGCAAGGGCGTCAGCATCGACGCCAGCTACCGCTACCTCGACATCGGCAAGGCGCGGACCGGCTTCGACGCCTACGGCTACAATACCCGCCTCAAGAACATCACCGCCGACGAGTTCCGGATCGGCCTGCGCTGGGCCTTCGGCGCGGTGCCCTTCGCGGGCTTGGCGGGCATGCCCGCCGCCTACTGA
- a CDS encoding outer membrane protein, whose amino-acid sequence MGVTPARAADLDFGTLRGGSYDTPAPVGNWDGFYVGGHGGWTSTSFGFGNVFQAPVANYFRLTTYEANLSASTLLRAQDARRDGTSFGAYAGVNFQFDEFVAGAELDYTHLGVTGSTTDAIARQKVTDGYWQALSLVGEAKTRLDDYATIRARFGYDAGNFMPYVTGGFAIGRAQITDTVTIQARGYDQATYNSNQATGATAYVNRDGYRSFDPTNVSRSVVADPDVVQRTREKIVGGIAAGAGMEFALTANILLRAEYQFVQFNDFDGHKANINTVRGGASVKF is encoded by the coding sequence ATGGGTGTCACCCCGGCGCGGGCGGCGGATCTCGACTTCGGGACCCTGCGCGGCGGCAGCTACGACACGCCCGCACCGGTCGGAAACTGGGACGGGTTCTATGTCGGCGGGCATGGCGGCTGGACGAGCACGAGCTTCGGTTTCGGCAACGTCTTCCAGGCCCCTGTCGCGAACTATTTCCGGCTGACCACCTACGAGGCGAACCTGAGCGCCTCGACGCTCCTGCGCGCGCAGGACGCGCGGCGTGACGGCACCTCGTTCGGCGCCTATGCCGGTGTCAACTTCCAGTTCGACGAGTTCGTGGCCGGCGCCGAGCTCGATTACACTCATCTCGGCGTTACGGGATCCACGACAGACGCGATCGCCCGGCAGAAGGTCACGGACGGCTACTGGCAGGCGCTGTCTCTGGTGGGCGAGGCGAAGACCCGCCTCGACGACTACGCGACCATCCGCGCCCGGTTCGGCTATGATGCCGGCAACTTCATGCCCTACGTGACCGGCGGCTTCGCCATCGGCCGCGCGCAGATCACCGACACGGTGACGATCCAGGCCCGCGGCTACGATCAAGCCACCTACAACAGCAATCAGGCGACAGGCGCCACGGCGTATGTCAACCGCGACGGCTACCGGTCGTTCGACCCGACGAACGTGAGCCGGAGCGTCGTCGCCGATCCCGACGTGGTGCAACGGACGCGGGAGAAGATCGTCGGCGGCATCGCGGCGGGCGCCGGCATGGAGTTCGCGCTCACGGCCAACATCCTGCTCCGGGCGGAGTACCAGTTCGTGCAGTTCAACGACTTCGACGGTCACAAGGCGAACATCAACACCGTGCGGGGCGGCGCCTCGGTGAAGTTCTGA
- a CDS encoding glucose 1-dehydrogenase yields MQRLSGKVALISGGARGIGLATARRFAEEGAAAVILGDIDAEAGARAAATHPAFHFAALDVTRDEAWQEVADEAVRRHGGLDVVVNSAGIAVVATIESVTLAQWRRVQDVNVDGTFLGCRHAVRVMKPPQGRGGAIINLSSVSGIVGGHNLAAYNASKGAVRLLTKSVALHCARQGYGIRCNSIHPGFTETDMLYDLAAGGRDPEALRERLRASVPLGRNARADEIAAMAAYLAADESSFVTGAEFVIDGGVTAQ; encoded by the coding sequence ATGCAGCGTCTCTCCGGGAAGGTCGCCCTGATCAGCGGCGGCGCGCGCGGGATCGGCCTCGCCACGGCGCGGCGCTTCGCCGAGGAGGGGGCGGCCGCGGTGATCCTCGGGGATATCGACGCGGAGGCCGGCGCGCGGGCCGCCGCCACGCATCCGGCCTTCCACTTCGCCGCCCTCGACGTGACCCGCGACGAGGCGTGGCAGGAGGTGGCGGACGAGGCCGTGCGGCGCCACGGCGGCCTCGACGTCGTGGTCAACAGCGCCGGCATCGCCGTGGTGGCGACGATCGAATCCGTCACCCTCGCGCAGTGGCGCCGGGTGCAGGACGTCAATGTGGACGGGACCTTCCTCGGCTGCCGGCATGCCGTGCGGGTGATGAAGCCGCCGCAGGGCCGCGGCGGCGCGATCATCAATCTCTCGTCGGTGTCCGGAATCGTCGGCGGTCACAATCTGGCGGCTTATAACGCGTCGAAGGGCGCGGTGCGGCTGCTGACGAAATCGGTGGCGCTCCACTGCGCCCGGCAGGGCTACGGGATCCGCTGCAACTCGATCCATCCGGGCTTCACCGAGACGGACATGCTGTACGACCTCGCGGCGGGCGGGCGCGACCCCGAGGCCCTGCGCGAGCGCCTGCGGGCCTCGGTGCCGCTCGGGCGCAATGCGCGGGCCGACGAGATCGCCGCGATGGCGGCCTACCTCGCGGCCGACGAGTCGAGCTTCGTCACGGGGGCCGAGTTCGTGATCGACGGCGGGGTCACGGCGCAGTAG
- a CDS encoding HNH endonuclease, whose protein sequence is MLDLQTLVLNADYRPLSYNPLSLWSWKDAFTALFLDRVTLVASYDVEARSPSRSLKVPSVVALKNYVAMARSPAFTRYNIYLRDTFSCQYCGIRLPAGGLTFDHVVPRSRGGQSNWENVVAACSPCNLRKANRTPEEAEMPLLNPPRRPSRYELHRRQPEFDHRQYHHTWMDYLYWDSELET, encoded by the coding sequence ATGCTGGATCTTCAAACCCTCGTGCTGAACGCGGATTATCGGCCGCTCTCCTACAATCCGCTCTCGCTGTGGTCCTGGAAGGACGCGTTCACCGCCCTGTTCCTCGACCGCGTCACGCTGGTGGCGAGCTACGATGTCGAGGCGCGTTCGCCGAGCCGCTCGCTCAAGGTGCCGAGCGTGGTCGCCCTCAAGAACTACGTGGCGATGGCGCGCAGCCCGGCCTTCACGCGCTACAACATCTATCTGCGCGACACGTTCAGCTGCCAGTATTGCGGGATCCGGCTGCCGGCGGGAGGGCTGACCTTCGACCACGTGGTGCCACGCTCGCGCGGGGGCCAGTCGAACTGGGAGAACGTGGTCGCGGCCTGCAGCCCCTGCAACCTGCGCAAGGCGAACCGCACGCCCGAGGAGGCCGAGATGCCCCTCCTCAACCCGCCGCGGCGGCCGAGCCGCTACGAGCTGCATCGCCGCCAGCCGGAGTTCGACCACCGGCAGTACCACCACACCTGGATGGACTACCTGTACTGGGACAGCGAGCTGGAGACCTGA
- a CDS encoding DUF3772 domain-containing protein, protein MTLRRWIAALMTAAVLAPGLAAAQGPAAKPDAKAQAPQATQAPQATQAAPPAQAAPQTAPPAAPAPKPPPTPISEQIKQIRAQLDQEKADLDQREQALTHHDLNKDDLALLRDGIDPVAERLRHVIDNLGPRLEAAKERLNQLGPKPKEGAEAPDVAQERAQREGGVAEIDETMRLARSLLVQSEQITDQISNRRRAAFTRALFERTDGLVSPNLYARAATSLPRDLKAAETALDDIVGQLGRNGTPLRLLVVALAIGVSVALYIARRHIAPRLGRRDAAKETAKAPSRRAKVLAAWRVVLAGAVPAVAGSFVVSFAITATDLVPDRFSTVAHGILMALAFVAVVEAVTDALLSPGKPDWRLVAMEDATAERLTRLVVGIAFVIAIGRTIEEFNEAIAVGLPVSIITRGIFAAVVTVVMAEGLRRFAARAETDEACLGPYVAAESSTSIGGPLRIVGWIVTAAVGLCALSGYIALSSFLIDQLVWTAIAVALLYLAITSADAFIGGTLQNDSRIATALQANTGLRKKSLNQIAVLMGGLVRVVLVTVAAVLLLATWGVDSTDIYASFRAAFFGFKVGDVTISLSTIVIALGLFILGLAISRVVKRWLENTYLPATDLEAGLRNSIATITGYIGFLVSLTVAFSYLGLSLEKITIVAGALSVGIGFGLQSIVNNFVSGLLLLWERPIRVGDLVVIGDNEGYVRRISVRSTEIQTFDRSAVIVPNSNLISGVVKNRVRGDRTGRVSITVNVLRNQDPVRAAELIVGCAKAHSDVLKEPPPRVVFRKIGDPFLEFELIAMITDVASQLKVQSDLNFAVFKTLSDEGLIPNLGPGASIVTVQGLEPVQDALGQIARAVVPAVAPPADPVTRSPAGGGERRRTPESVP, encoded by the coding sequence ATGACGTTGCGCCGATGGATCGCCGCCCTGATGACCGCCGCCGTGCTGGCGCCGGGCCTCGCGGCCGCGCAAGGCCCCGCGGCGAAACCGGATGCCAAGGCGCAGGCGCCGCAAGCCACGCAAGCGCCGCAGGCCACGCAAGCCGCGCCGCCGGCGCAGGCTGCGCCGCAGACCGCCCCGCCGGCCGCCCCGGCGCCGAAGCCGCCGCCGACCCCGATCTCCGAGCAGATCAAGCAGATCCGCGCCCAGCTCGACCAGGAGAAGGCGGATCTCGATCAGCGCGAGCAGGCGCTGACCCACCACGACCTCAACAAGGACGATCTCGCTCTCCTGCGCGACGGCATCGATCCGGTGGCCGAGCGGCTGCGCCACGTCATCGACAACCTCGGTCCGCGGCTCGAGGCGGCCAAGGAGCGCCTGAACCAGCTCGGACCCAAGCCCAAGGAGGGCGCCGAGGCCCCGGACGTGGCCCAGGAGCGCGCCCAGCGCGAGGGCGGCGTCGCCGAGATCGACGAGACCATGCGCCTCGCGCGCTCGCTCCTCGTCCAGAGCGAGCAGATCACCGACCAGATCAGCAACCGCCGCCGGGCCGCCTTCACCCGCGCCCTGTTCGAGCGCACGGACGGGCTGGTGAGCCCGAACCTCTACGCGCGGGCGGCCACGAGCCTGCCGCGCGACCTCAAGGCGGCCGAGACCGCACTCGACGACATCGTCGGCCAGCTGGGGCGCAACGGCACGCCGCTGCGTCTCCTCGTGGTCGCGCTCGCCATCGGCGTCTCGGTGGCGCTCTACATCGCCCGGCGCCACATCGCCCCGCGGCTCGGGCGGCGCGACGCCGCCAAGGAGACCGCCAAAGCGCCCTCGCGCCGGGCGAAGGTGCTGGCCGCCTGGCGCGTCGTGCTGGCGGGCGCCGTGCCTGCGGTGGCCGGCAGCTTCGTGGTGAGCTTCGCCATCACGGCGACGGACCTCGTGCCGGACCGGTTCTCCACCGTGGCGCACGGGATTCTGATGGCCCTGGCCTTCGTGGCCGTGGTCGAGGCGGTGACGGATGCGCTCCTGTCGCCCGGCAAGCCCGACTGGCGCCTCGTCGCCATGGAGGACGCGACGGCCGAGCGCCTGACCCGCCTCGTGGTCGGGATCGCCTTCGTCATCGCCATCGGGCGCACGATCGAGGAGTTCAACGAGGCGATCGCGGTCGGCCTGCCGGTCAGCATCATCACGCGCGGCATCTTCGCGGCGGTGGTCACAGTGGTGATGGCGGAGGGCCTGCGCCGCTTCGCCGCCCGGGCCGAGACCGACGAGGCCTGCCTCGGCCCCTACGTGGCGGCGGAATCGAGCACCAGCATCGGCGGCCCGCTGCGGATCGTCGGCTGGATCGTGACCGCGGCGGTGGGCCTCTGCGCGCTCTCCGGCTACATCGCGCTCTCCTCCTTCCTGATCGACCAGCTGGTCTGGACCGCCATCGCGGTGGCGCTGCTCTATCTCGCCATCACCAGCGCCGATGCCTTCATCGGCGGCACGCTGCAGAACGATTCGCGGATCGCCACCGCCCTCCAGGCCAATACCGGCCTGCGCAAGAAGTCCCTGAATCAGATCGCCGTCCTGATGGGCGGCCTCGTGCGCGTCGTGCTGGTCACGGTCGCGGCGGTGCTGCTGCTGGCGACCTGGGGCGTCGACTCGACCGACATCTACGCCTCCTTCCGGGCGGCCTTCTTCGGCTTCAAGGTCGGCGACGTCACGATCTCGCTCTCGACCATCGTCATCGCGCTCGGGCTGTTCATCCTCGGCCTCGCCATCTCGCGGGTGGTCAAGCGCTGGCTGGAGAACACCTACCTGCCGGCCACCGATCTCGAAGCCGGCCTGCGCAACTCGATCGCGACCATCACGGGCTATATCGGCTTCCTGGTCTCGCTCACGGTCGCCTTCTCGTATCTGGGCCTCAGCCTGGAGAAGATCACGATCGTCGCCGGCGCGCTCTCGGTCGGTATCGGTTTCGGCCTGCAATCGATCGTCAACAACTTCGTCTCGGGCCTGCTGCTCCTGTGGGAGCGGCCGATCCGGGTCGGCGACCTCGTGGTGATCGGCGACAACGAGGGCTATGTGCGGCGCATCAGCGTGCGCTCGACGGAGATCCAGACCTTCGACCGCTCGGCCGTGATCGTGCCGAATTCCAACCTGATCTCCGGCGTGGTGAAGAACCGGGTGCGCGGCGACCGCACCGGCCGCGTCTCGATCACCGTGAACGTGCTGCGCAACCAGGACCCGGTGCGCGCCGCCGAGCTGATCGTCGGCTGCGCCAAGGCCCATTCCGACGTGCTGAAGGAGCCGCCGCCCCGCGTGGTGTTCCGCAAGATCGGCGATCCCTTCCTCGAATTCGAGCTGATCGCCATGATCACGGATGTCGCCTCGCAGCTGAAGGTGCAGAGCGACCTCAACTTCGCGGTGTTCAAGACCTTGTCGGACGAGGGGCTCATCCCCAATCTCGGGCCCGGGGCGAGCATCGTCACCGTGCAGGGGCTGGAGCCGGTTCAGGACGCGTTGGGGCAGATCGCCCGGGCGGTGGTGCCCGCGGTGGCTCCCCCGGCCGATCCGGTTACGCGGTCCCCGGCGGGCGGGGGCGAGCGCCGCCGAACGCCCGAGTCCGTGCCGTGA
- a CDS encoding CAP domain-containing protein has product MTLTQAAFRFIALSALAASLAACAGSEVARQTQAGPSLYWPMTTASAQLDLATARDMIGAYRRNKGLPALALDPGLQRLAETESAAMAAADRPSQADIVKTVAARMGFSDPKANLSAGYHTLAEAFSGWRDSPAHNAVLLAPDATRMGIATAYAPGSKYKVYWTLLVAK; this is encoded by the coding sequence GTGACCCTGACGCAAGCCGCTTTCCGGTTCATCGCCCTCTCGGCGCTCGCAGCTTCCCTCGCCGCCTGCGCCGGGAGCGAGGTCGCGCGCCAGACGCAGGCGGGCCCGTCCCTCTACTGGCCCATGACGACCGCGAGCGCACAGCTCGACCTCGCCACCGCCCGCGACATGATCGGGGCCTACCGGCGCAACAAGGGCCTGCCCGCACTTGCCCTCGATCCGGGGCTCCAGCGCCTCGCCGAGACGGAGAGCGCCGCCATGGCGGCCGCCGACCGGCCGAGCCAGGCGGACATCGTCAAGACGGTGGCGGCGCGGATGGGCTTCTCCGACCCCAAGGCCAATCTCTCGGCCGGCTATCACACGCTGGCGGAGGCGTTCTCCGGCTGGCGCGACAGTCCCGCCCACAACGCCGTTCTGCTCGCGCCCGATGCCACCCGCATGGGCATCGCCACCGCCTACGCCCCGGGATCGAAGTACAAGGTCTACTGGACCCTGCTGGTGGCGAAGTAG
- a CDS encoding OmpA/MotB family protein, whose amino-acid sequence MARKKRGGAHGGHGWFVTFADLMALLMSFFVMIAAYSTQDQKKLQAVAGSMRDAFGTNRESRFNGIIEKNGLPSATRLRDPRDVTPDKASDRTTPPLPDEVFDNGVPQNGYRDGFGLAMASLRQALQDLPDIAELSKNVLIHETERGLDVSLVDQDNRSMFPDGSTRPNDRTRQVLERLAPTIRSLSNRIAVAGYTAATRPGRRPPAPPWELSTGRAISVREILAGAGIPDDRFAVVSGKADTEPLFPDNPYIAANRRVTITLLRDAPPLAPGQSLP is encoded by the coding sequence GTGGCGAGGAAGAAGCGGGGCGGAGCGCATGGCGGTCACGGCTGGTTCGTGACCTTCGCCGACCTGATGGCGCTCCTCATGAGCTTCTTCGTGATGATCGCCGCCTATTCGACCCAGGACCAGAAGAAGCTGCAGGCGGTCGCCGGCTCCATGCGCGACGCGTTCGGCACCAACCGGGAGAGCCGGTTCAACGGCATCATCGAGAAGAACGGCCTGCCGAGCGCGACCCGGCTGCGCGACCCGCGCGACGTCACGCCCGACAAGGCCTCGGACCGCACCACGCCGCCCCTGCCGGACGAGGTCTTCGACAACGGCGTTCCGCAGAACGGCTACCGCGACGGCTTCGGCCTCGCGATGGCGAGCCTGCGGCAGGCGCTGCAGGACCTTCCCGACATCGCGGAACTGTCGAAGAACGTGCTGATCCATGAGACCGAGCGCGGCCTCGACGTCTCGCTTGTGGACCAGGACAACCGCTCGATGTTCCCGGATGGCTCGACCCGGCCGAACGACCGCACCCGGCAGGTGCTGGAGCGGCTCGCGCCGACCATCCGGAGCCTGTCGAACAGGATTGCGGTCGCGGGCTACACCGCGGCCACGCGTCCCGGGCGCCGCCCGCCCGCCCCGCCCTGGGAATTGTCCACCGGCCGGGCGATCAGCGTGCGCGAGATCCTGGCGGGTGCCGGCATCCCGGACGACCGCTTCGCCGTCGTCTCCGGCAAGGCCGACACCGAGCCGCTCTTCCCGGACAATCCCTACATCGCCGCCAACCGCCGGGTGACGATCACGCTCTTGCGCGACGCGCCACCGCTGGCGCCGGGCCAGTCGCTGCCCTGA
- a CDS encoding motility protein A, translated as MDLATGLGLLGGASVVIVLILIDGGNFAAYFDKHALIVIFGGATAATMLRFPFSVIVHGVPMGLRYAFTMRSVKPRDLIEEITRIAEVVRKSGPMALENLEVSDPFLAQGVRYIADGYDREFIRDTMERDRDNFLMHLEEGSKVYRAFGDCAPAWGMIGTILGMVTMFANMSDPSKLGPAMATALLATLYGALIANMIALPIADKLHVKLEEEDVSRSLVIDGILLIRDAKSASLVREMLIAYLPHNTREEFTAEAA; from the coding sequence ATGGATCTCGCAACCGGCCTCGGCCTGCTCGGCGGCGCCTCCGTCGTCATCGTGCTGATCCTCATCGATGGCGGCAACTTCGCGGCCTATTTCGATAAGCACGCCCTGATCGTGATCTTCGGCGGAGCCACCGCCGCGACCATGCTGCGCTTCCCCTTCTCGGTCATCGTGCACGGCGTGCCGATGGGCCTGCGCTACGCCTTCACCATGCGCTCCGTGAAGCCGCGCGACCTCATCGAGGAGATCACCCGGATCGCCGAGGTGGTGCGCAAGTCCGGCCCGATGGCGCTGGAGAACCTGGAGGTCTCCGATCCGTTCCTGGCCCAGGGCGTGCGCTACATCGCCGACGGCTACGACCGCGAGTTCATTCGCGACACGATGGAGCGCGACCGCGACAACTTCCTGATGCATCTGGAGGAGGGCTCGAAGGTCTACCGCGCCTTCGGCGACTGCGCCCCAGCCTGGGGCATGATCGGCACCATCCTCGGCATGGTGACGATGTTCGCCAACATGTCGGACCCGTCGAAGCTTGGCCCCGCCATGGCGACGGCGCTGCTCGCTACCCTCTACGGGGCGCTCATCGCCAACATGATCGCGCTCCCGATCGCCGACAAGCTGCACGTCAAGCTGGAGGAGGAGGACGTGTCGCGCTCGCTCGTCATCGACGGCATCCTGCTGATCCGCGATGCGAAGAGCGCATCGCTCGTGCGCGAGATGCTGATCGCCTACCTGCCCCACAATACCCGCGAGGAGTTCACCGCCGAGGCGGCCTAA
- a CDS encoding glucan ABC transporter ATP-binding protein/ permease produces MRLLRLYGRVMRQLGPDLRLGAVLALANVALAVAAFAEPVLFGRIIDRVTHLPARAEGTSYGDIMLLVAAWVGFGLFTIAAGVLIALHADRLSHRRRLGVMASYFEHVLDLPLAFHSAHHSGRVLKAMLEGSSGMASLWLGFFRDHCAALVSLTVLLPMTLFLNWQLGAILLVLVAVFTALTTFVLRRTESLQGEVERYHSGLAEHASDALGNVAVIQSFTRARAEKEAMHGIIRNLLAAQTPVLSWWALASVATRASATLTMTAIFVTGLALHFRGQASVGEVVSFMSLATLLVGRLDQVVSFVNGLFMQAPKMQEFFDILDTVPAVHDRPNARAVTRIAGEVAFEDVTFSYDGKRRALDGISFSVRPGETVALVGTTGSGKSTTLSLLHRAFDPETGTIRIDGEDIRDLSVASLRHNIGVVFQEPMLFARSIRENLQVGRPDATDAEMLDALERAQAMDFLARQPDGLDAVIGERGRSLSGGERQRLSIARALLKNPPVLILDEATSALDAATERKLQGALEAVMEGRTTFVIAHRLATIRNADRILVFDKGRIIEAGRFDDLVAQGGRFAELARAQFMAAGTPADSCALAA; encoded by the coding sequence ATGCGGCTGTTGCGGCTCTATGGGCGGGTCATGCGCCAGCTCGGACCCGATCTGCGGCTCGGCGCCGTGCTCGCGCTCGCCAATGTGGCGCTCGCGGTGGCGGCCTTCGCCGAGCCGGTGCTGTTCGGACGGATCATCGACCGGGTGACGCATCTGCCGGCGCGCGCCGAGGGCACGTCCTACGGGGACATCATGCTGCTCGTCGCGGCCTGGGTCGGCTTCGGCCTGTTCACCATCGCGGCGGGGGTTCTGATCGCGCTCCATGCCGACCGCCTCTCGCACCGGCGCCGCCTCGGCGTGATGGCGAGCTATTTCGAGCATGTCCTCGACCTGCCGCTCGCCTTCCACTCGGCCCATCATTCGGGCCGGGTGCTCAAGGCGATGCTGGAGGGTTCGAGCGGCATGGCGTCGCTGTGGCTCGGCTTCTTCCGCGACCATTGCGCGGCCCTGGTGTCGCTCACCGTGCTGCTGCCGATGACCCTGTTCCTCAACTGGCAGCTCGGCGCGATCCTGCTCGTCCTGGTGGCGGTCTTCACGGCGCTCACCACCTTCGTCCTGCGCCGCACGGAGAGCCTGCAGGGCGAGGTGGAGCGCTACCATTCGGGCCTCGCCGAGCACGCCTCGGACGCGCTCGGCAACGTCGCGGTGATCCAGTCCTTCACCCGCGCCAGGGCGGAGAAGGAGGCGATGCACGGCATCATCCGCAACCTCCTCGCCGCCCAGACCCCGGTCCTGTCCTGGTGGGCGCTCGCCTCGGTGGCGACCCGCGCCTCGGCGACGCTGACGATGACGGCGATCTTCGTCACCGGCCTCGCGCTGCACTTCCGGGGCCAGGCGAGCGTCGGCGAGGTCGTCTCCTTCATGAGCCTCGCGACGCTCCTCGTCGGGCGCCTCGATCAGGTCGTGTCCTTCGTCAACGGGCTGTTCATGCAGGCGCCCAAGATGCAGGAATTCTTCGACATCCTCGACACGGTCCCGGCCGTGCACGATCGTCCGAATGCCCGCGCGGTCACCCGGATCGCCGGCGAGGTGGCCTTCGAGGACGTGACCTTCTCGTATGACGGCAAGCGCCGCGCTCTCGACGGGATCAGCTTCTCGGTCCGGCCGGGCGAGACCGTGGCGCTCGTCGGCACCACGGGGTCGGGCAAGTCCACGACGCTCAGCCTGCTCCACCGCGCCTTCGACCCGGAGACCGGGACGATCCGCATCGACGGCGAGGACATCCGCGACCTCTCCGTCGCGTCGCTCCGGCACAATATCGGCGTGGTGTTCCAGGAGCCGATGCTGTTCGCCCGCTCGATCCGCGAGAACCTGCAGGTCGGTCGGCCCGACGCCACCGATGCCGAGATGCTGGACGCCCTGGAGCGCGCGCAGGCGATGGACTTCCTGGCCCGCCAGCCGGACGGGCTCGATGCGGTGATCGGCGAGCGCGGACGTTCGCTGTCGGGCGGCGAGCGCCAGCGGCTCTCGATCGCGCGGGCCCTGCTGAAGAACCCGCCGGTCCTGATCCTGGACGAGGCGACGAGTGCGCTCGACGCGGCCACCGAGCGCAAGCTGCAGGGCGCGCTCGAAGCCGTGATGGAGGGCCGCACGACCTTCGTGATCGCCCACCGCCTCGCCACGATCCGCAATGCCGACCGCATCCTCGTCTTCGACAAGGGGCGCATCATCGAGGCGGGCCGCTTCGACGACCTCGTCGCCCAGGGCGGGCGGTTCGCGGAACTCGCGCGGGCGCAGTTCATGGCGGCCGGGACGCCGGCGGATTCCTGCGCGCTCGCGGCCTGA